Sequence from the Torulaspora globosa chromosome 4, complete sequence genome:
CAAACCGATCAAAAGCTCAAGTGGTGAAGTTCACACATTAGTTGACAGTCGTGGTTACGAGATTTCCTTTTACAAGGACGTACCAAGAATAATCGCGGATCTAAAATCTAACGGAGTTAAAGTTATCTCAGCTTCAAGGACTTGGGCCCCGGAAATAGCCAGAGAGATGCTACagaatttcaaagttgaGCATGAGAACAAGATAATCCCAATGattcagctctttgatgatctACAGTGGGGGGAGAGGAGCAAGATTGGGCACTTAAAAGATGCCTTGAAGACTCTTTACCGATCCGACAAGCTGGAAGATCACAAGATGTGcctctttgatgatgaaagtAGAAACAAGGAAGTTGAACGGTACGGCGTCAAGTTTGTCTACGTAACAGATCCAGAAAAGGGCGTAACGTGGAAGCTTTACCAGGATTATCTGAATGATAGACTTTAGTCTTGTGTACAGATAGacttttcgaagagattgTTCGATCCGTCGTAGAAGCACTTTGATCTTACTGGTGCCACGGTAGATCTGACATTGCTTCAGATTTACCGAGCATTTGAGGCATCACATGTAGTTCCTTGTGATCGGTGAAGATCATCGGCGATCAAATGATAGGGCTCCACCAGGTATGGCAGTAGCTGCAATATTCGCCCTGAGCCAAGCCTTATATTCAATTGACGCCAATGATTACATTCATACACGCTATGGATTTTGCGTTGGCCTTTCTAGCAGCATTCAATCGGTGCAACCACTTTCTGTTTTCGCTGTTATCCATCAATCATTAACTTAACACCGTATCGCCCACTTCATTGAACTAATATACTACCTCCATAATTtaaattgaaaaaaacaTGCTCCCAAGCATCTCATGAACGGTATCAAATAAAGAGATCTTCAGGCTGCAGATCGGCAAGGGAGGTTCTATTGGAGACCGTCTTATATAGATCAGAAGATAATTCTCAAAAACCACAGTTTACAGAGCCTTGTTGGCGCAATCGGTAGCGCGTGTGACTCTTAATCACAAGGTTAGGGGTTCGAGCCCCCTACAGGGCTTCATTTTTTCAACCCCCCCAGAGAGGAGGGAAAAAATACACAGTATGCCACCTCGCATAGTGAAAAAGTGAAAATAATCCTAAGCAACAGACCGAGCTTGATGCTGACAATTTATCGACGACATCAGGCTATCTCCTCAATTTTTGTTGTTTCGTCAGTTAAAAGCTCTCAGATACTGCCCGCTGTAGTGCATCTTCATAGTATGCCGCAACCGCTTATTTCTCAGAATCTTAATTCGACATCTCTTGTTAGATCATTCGCTGCATCGTAGGGAAAAGTCTTAGCAGCCTACTGATATCGCCTCAAACGCTAAAAACTGAAGATTCTGAATCTGCACAATTTTGGCCTTCTCGATGCCGCCAGGATCCGAACGGATCTTCAACCTGTTGCCAATAAGATCCTTGCTTACAGTCGTCGAATGTGCTGTTGCATAAATTCAACCCGTTGCCAATAGTTTGCTAAGGCAAGTAAATCATGTGGTGAGCCCTATACTTCTTAAGTCATTTATTGGATTTCTTAAAAGTTCTCTTATTCATGGAAATTTATAATATAGATAATATTTCTTGACTTTCCATTTTTTATCGTTTAATCAATTTCATACAAAGCGTAAAGCAGTACAGCATCTGCCAAAATACTCCTGCCATTTGTAACAATGTACTATTTTGATAAATTCTGTCACAAGCCATCGTACGTCAAGAAAGTCTTCCGCGTCACCGAAACATAAAATAACAGCAGGAAGTACAACATTCAGAAAAGAGGACAGAAAATTAAACTAAGACACTGGAAAACAAGCATCTTTACCATCAAAAAATCTACTGGTCTGTGAATCCACTTGTACAGAAGAGTTGGAGTTTTAAAGGAGGTCTCGTGACATTCATCATCGTTATGGTTTaaaaaaatttttcaaatcacAAAACGCGCCATCCTAGTATAGTGGTTAGTACACATCGTTGTGGCCGATGAAACCCAGGTTCGATTCCAGGGGATGGCATTTATTTTTACCACTTGACATTCTTTGAATCTTGACATACTAGCGACGTCTAACCTGATGAACCTGACGCACAGGTTTGAGTAGGATCATATTACTTCGCATTTATGGGGCGTTTCTAGATATTAACTAGAAAATACGTAGCTTAATCTTTAAACAAGTGATGTGACCTCGAAGAACCTCTTCAAGTAATAGATTTGGAACAATGAATTAACAACAACCACTCCCAGCTGAAATACAGACCACCATTTGACACGGTCATTAGTGGATTCTGCCGTGTTTCTATGTGTTCTTTCTCTAATGACGATGTAGCTCTgctcatcttcaacttctttaATTAATTTTGACAATCTTCTCACAGAGCTTTCGATAGTATTGGAGCTTGGGTCGTCGACATCAACCCATATGGTACCATGAATGTTGAACGTGACATCCTTCGTCTCTATGTTGGAGTTCTCGTTCGAAAAACAGTATGGGTATTTGCCCTTTGCTGGTGCTTTCAAAGTAACTTCGCCGTGCGAAACATCTCTATAGGATTCTAGCACTTGATTTCCCTGAGCGCTGtaaagaaagaaatcacCTTTTAACTGATGGCTAGATTGCGGATCTCTATCACCGAATTGGAAAGAAACCGATATTTCATCACCCTTACttagttcttcaaagaagcatCTGCGGCCACGAGCGGGCAAAAGAACGTTATGCGCGCTCGCTAGGAGCCCCAGGCTTAGGGTGAGGACTAATTGAAATACAAATGGTACTTTCATTGTCTCAATCGACAGTCTTCAACGAATTCAATGGACTTTGAATCGAATCGTGTTTGTATTCGAGGTTGTTTTACGTGTCTTTTTACAGCTTGATTCACTGGTCCTTCAACGCTTCTCCGTATATAGTGCTCGGAGTAACCTTGAGTCAAATCACAAATATTGAATAATTATAGATGAGAGCTAAAATACAGAGTTTATATACACATACATAACTTTCATCAGGCTACACATGCGCATATAGTAAGTCTAACGGCTGGGACAACAATAACACTCGAGGAAGGATTCATGTGAAGTCAGGGCGGCATAGTAGGTCCATTATTCGCGAAATGGAGTCAATTAATCGAGGAACTTTCAAAATTTATCGTGATTGCAACACATGTTGATGAGTCTTCAGAAGGAGAGAAAGAATCGGGCTGCCTGCGTTTATCGAATCTTGTCCCTTTCCCTCCCTCTAGGCGATCTTGAGCGCGAAAAATCGACAAAAGCCGTGATAGAAGGGGTTTACCCTCTGTTAAAATATGTGTTAAGGAATTCTCTATTCTTCGTACTATTACTTCCCGTTGTTTATCATCGTTCACCTGCCATTTGCttacttcttctttctaCCACCTTGCTGCCTTGGTAGACTCTTCTGGGCAGGTTTCAAAATCTGGAAGGAACATAGTAAACTTTCGTCAACGCTCATCATGGCACCAGCATTGTCGAATTCACCACAGTAATTAGGTGCACTGAATAAAGTGACCAATTGTCTCttgctgaaaaattcgTAACCGTCCTCCACCACTTGATGCGCTCTACAGATTAGTTCCATGTCCTGTTTCTGCAAAAATCTATTGACCACATCCGGCCCAAAAGTGAAAGAAACACCTCTATCATTCTCACTCCAACCAACAATATCTTTATCTGGATCGGACCACAATAAGTCACATAGTAATCCCACGTCAGGTATATCTGTTGGTCTCATGACCCTTCTAATCTGTTCCATACTATTCAAGTCTGGGGAAAGACCTCCGTGCATacagaagatcttctcgtcgATGATTGCCGCAATGGGCAAGCAGTTAAAACAATCCGTGAAAGTTTTCCATAGCTTTATGTTATACCGTCTCTTACACTCATCGTAAAACCCATAAATTCTGTTGATCGAAGCACACTCGTGATTACCCCTTagaatgaagaagttctcTGGATACTTAATCTTGTAAGCCAATAATAGACAAATGGTCTCCAGGGATTGTTTGCCACGATCGACATAATCGCCCAGAAACAGGTAATTGGATTCCGGAGGAAAACCACCATATTCGAATAAACGTAGAAGATCGTAGTATTGACCATGAATATCACCACAGATCTGTCATTTTTGTTAGTAAAAAAAAACCAAAACGTCTCGCGAACCACATAACACACATTATTTCCTCCACAGCGCTAAAGCTCTAGTGGCGAAACGCAGTGCGATGCGGTACCTTACAAAACTTCCCGAACATACCTTTATTGGAGCTTCTAGCTCTAGAAGAATGGGTTGCTTGATAAATATAGATCTTGCCTTCGAACACAGGTATCTGATTTCATGCTCTTCCAAGTCGACTTGTTGTCCCGGTTTGGAACCTCTCACTTCCAATAATCTGTCGATAATGTTATCGACATCAACTGCTGGACTCTCCATACTGAATTAGATGTATTCCCGCTTTGTTCGACCGATTCAGCACTGAAACCTAATGGACAAAGTGATCAAGGATCAAATCAGATGGCGGCGATTAGGAAAAACCAAAGCGAAAAAACAACAATGGATCCTTAGTTCAAGACTGTACCAGACTAGGAATCAAACTGAAGAATACCAAGTTGTGGCTGTAATTGAAATCTATCTGTAGTCTAATGTGACGGCAACAACGATCAGTTTCCTCGACGATTGGCCAAAGTTCGATGCTGGAAAGacaaaggaagaaaaaaaaacaaaatTGTTGATACCTTCCACGGttgtcttgaagaaaacaacTAAACTCTGAAGTAGAAGGATGATAGATCAAACACCAAATCGAATGGTAGAGGGGCTGTTTCCTTCTTTAAGATGTAAAGGAGGTTATGTTTGAGACCTTTGGTACGTGAAAAACTCGTTTTGCTCTTTTTTTGCAGCTAATTTTTTTCCTTGCCACTCGAAACGCTTTCTTAAAGAGGGAGACGAAAAAAAAGCCAGCGCAGCGACCGCAGTAAATATGGACAGCAGTAAGGAAAACTAACGAAACAATCTGTAAAATAAGATTCTGAACTGATTGCAGAATTAGAGATATAGTGCAAGTAACCTCTTAATCCTTTCGCAAGCTTTGTATTTCTTTCAGGTTTCGCGGGTTGAGTTTTCGTTTGAGGCTTCAAAGGGAAGATCAGTGCCTCGTTCAAGGCTAGAATCCGTACAAAGTGACGCCGCCAGTAAGGTCAACCAGCTCATTACGGATAGGTGAGCGGTAGACGACTATCTGACAAGGTTTTATGTTGATCAGTAGGGAAAGAAGGCGCGGTCAATCGTCGATGCGAGTTTTTCGGTTCGTGGAGATAGTTGCTGCGTTGCTGTTTCCAGTTGTCTAATGTCCAAGGATATTTTCAAGGATTAAGGAATGATCGAGAAAGGGTCAGGTAGGGGTGAGGTGAGTTCCAGGACTTGCATTTACATGCTACCCTCGATAGAACTGTGGTTGCGCGAGGAGTTTGCGTCTAGTACTCCAGAAGGAGTAACACACGTCTGTTCGAAGCTGAAGGGCGGCATTGTGGAACCGATATATCATGATGAACGACATTTGCGTGAACAATCTCTGATACATAATCTATCAAATGCGATGGATTTTAGGATTAGAAAACTAATGTTGCCTTCCTTCTGAATATATTCTTCTACATTTTTGCGAGCTTTTTGCTTCGAACGAACCATGCCCGAGGCCGACGACAACTTCATCGAGCCCGATGTGGCTGAGACGGCGGTAACGCAAGATCCGGTCGATGGCGTGCTTCCGATATCCAGCAGGGGAACTTTGGACGAATCCATCTTCGAGACTCTTAAGAGAGATGTCTTGGGAATCAATGCAAGATTGAAACAGGTTGTGTATCcccatttctttctcagaGGCCAGGATATTAGCCACTACCAGAATGACGCGGGCATCCATTGCGACCTTTGGGCGCCCCTGGCGTTCATTATTGTCTACTCTGTATCGGTGTCTCGCTCTAATGCTAGGAGTCTATTTTCGGGGCTGTTTGTCTCTCTGTGGGCGGCGCTGCTGATAATGGCTGTGCACCTGAGACTGGTTAAACCACATGAGAAGAGCTCACTAGTCTCGTACGTGTCGATGGCCGGCTATTGTCTGTTTCCGCTCGTCATCAACTCTATTGTAGGGCAGCTCATTTTGCCGGCAGTCTTCAGGATTGGCCATGGAGCCAGCTGGGCTGTCAGGACTCTTTTGATACTGAGACTATTACTGCTGACTGGGTCAGTAACTTGGTCGATGAACTCGATTCGCATAGTCGCCAAATGCCAAAGCTTTGTGGAGGTCTTCCCACTTGCGCTGTGCTTTTTCGGCATCGGTTGGCTTTCCGTCATTCTTTAGCTTCCCCACACATAGTTAGCGCATATAAGAGCGCGCCGTCTTGACGGCGGCTAATTCTCTTCCACTTGCACAGCTTCTGCCAGTGTAAAAGTTGTCCACCGTTCTCCTTCACAAGAGTTTAACATAACACAACCAGATTCATACTGTGGCCTATAGATCCGGGATGTTCAAGGGAAGCAAGAGATCGGAGCACGTGAATGCCGCCGTGCCAAAAGGCCAACATATATTATACTATGTGTGTCGTATCGTTATGAATCAGTGCAGGACATGGTTTTGAGTGCATCGAGTCCTGATGCTTCGTCTTCGATGGGACTCGAAACGCTCTTTGCGGCACGCCACGGGGGAGAAATGAGAGCGCATTTTACAAAGGCTTGGATATAAAGTGGGCATCATCCATCATAGAAATCCGACCCATACAGTTAGACTAGTGCTACTTCACTGCTCAGCTGTCTCCTTTTAAATTGACTGGACTTTGTCACGTTCTGCCAAGCTAGCGAGTTTTCTTGTCAAGACGCGCGGTCTCGTCCGCCTTAATTCATACTGCGCCAAGGATAGATACCAAAGGACTGTGGAACATAAGGCTATAGGTGCTAGTGAGAGGTAAAGCATTCCTCCCGATAATCTCCTGCTCTACGGGTAGCGAACtgagctcttcaagcaCTCGCACGAGACAACTGCTCGACCAGTTCCGGTAATAGGCTCTCTGACTAATAATAAAAAGTGGTCCAATGCATCTGTTGCAGCCATCCTCCTGCAGTTGCTATAACTTGAAGCTACCAACTCCACCCGCGGCAATCAATTCAGAACCTCTAGATGCGtcgatgaaaagaagatatACTTTGGACTGCCGGACAGGTGCCGCTGTCGAACTTACAAGATCGAATATTTTCGTTCACGGTGGGTTGACTATTCCCTTGAATTTGACGCATGTGAATTCTGTtcagattcagaa
This genomic interval carries:
- the YIP4 gene encoding Yip4p (ancestral locus Anc_8.158), which gives rise to MPEADDNFIEPDVAETAVTQDPVDGVLPISSRGTLDESIFETLKRDVLGINARLKQVVYPHFFLRGQDISHYQNDAGIHCDLWAPLAFIIVYSVSVSRSNARSLFSGLFVSLWAALLIMAVHLRLVKPHEKSSLVSYVSMAGYCLFPLVINSIVGQLILPAVFRIGHGASWAVRTLLILRLLLLTGSVTWSMNSIRIVAKCQSFVEVFPLALCFFGIGWLSVIL
- a CDS encoding Mg-dependent acid phosphatase (similar to Saccharomyces cerevisiae YER134C), whose translation is MSDYPDVAAFDLDYTIWPCYCDTHVTPPFKPIKSSSGEVHTLVDSRGYEISFYKDVPRIIADLKSNGVKVISASRTWAPEIAREMLQNFKVEHENKIIPMIQLFDDLQWGERSKIGHLKDALKTLYRSDKLEDHKMCLFDDESRNKEVERYGVKFVYVTDPEKGVTWKLYQDYLNDRL
- the GLC7 gene encoding type 1 serine/threonine-protein phosphatase catalytic subunit GLC7 (ancestral locus Anc_8.159) — encoded protein: MHGGLSPDLNSMEQIRRVMRPTDIPDVGLLCDLLWSDPDKDIVGWSENDRGVSFTFGPDVVNRFLQKQDMELICRAHQVVEDGYEFFSKRQLVTLFSAPNYCGEFDNAGAMMSVDESLLCSFQILKPAQKSLPRQQGGRKKK
- the EMP24 gene encoding Emp24p (ancestral locus Anc_8.160) — encoded protein: MKVPFVFQLVLTLSLGLLASAHNVLLPARGRRCFFEELSKGDEISVSFQFGDRDPQSSHQLKGDFFLYSAQGNQVLESYRDVSHGEVTLKAPAKGKYPYCFSNENSNIETKDVTFNIHGTIWVDVDDPSSNTIESSVRRLSKLIKEVEDEQSYIVIRERTHRNTAESTNDRVKWWSVFQLGVVVVNSLFQIYYLKRFFEVTSLV